The following nucleotide sequence is from Paeniglutamicibacter kerguelensis.
GTGGCCGCGAGGATCGGGGAGTGCCCGTCGGCGTGCTGCAGGCCCTCGCCGGTCAGCGTGGTGCGGCCCGCGGTGGCGCCCATGATGAAGCCCCGGGCCATCTGGTCCGCCGCGGCCCAGATGGCATCGCCGGTGCGCTGGAAGCCGAACATCGAGTAGAACACGTAGATCGGGATCAACGGCTCGTCGTGGGTGGAGTAGGAGGTGCCCGCGGCGGTGAACGCCGCGACGGCTCCGGCCTCGTTGATGCCCGGGTGGATCAGCTGCCCGGCCGGGGATTCCTTGTAGGCCAGGACCAGCTCGCGGTCCACGGAGAGGTAGTTCTGGCCGGCCGGGTTGTAGATCTTGGCGGTCGGGAAGAACGCGTCCATGCCGAAGGTGCGCGACTCGTCGGGCACGATCGGGACCACGCGCTTGCCGAAGTCCTTGTCGCGCATCAGGTCCTTGAGCAGGCGGACGAACGCCATGGTGGTGGCGGCCTGCTGCTTGCCCGAGCCGCGCGAAGCGGTGTCGTAGGCCTTGTCCTCGGGGAGGTGGATCTCCTTGGACGTGGTGCGGCGCGACGGCACGGCGCCGCCGAGCGCGGCGCGGCGCTCCATCATGTACTTGTACTCGGCCGAGTCGTCGGCCGGGCGGTAGTACGGCGGCAGGTACGGGTCCGCCTCCAGCTGCTCGTCGGTGATCGGGATGCGCAGGTGGTCGCGGAAGCCCTTGAGGTCCTCCAGGGTCATCTTCTTCATCTGGTGCGTCGCGTTGCGCGCCTCGAAGTGCGGGCCCAGGCCGTAGCCCTTGACCGTCTTGGTCAGGATGACCGTCGGCTTGCCCTTGAACTCGGTCGCTGCCTTGTAGGCGGCGTAGACCTTGTGGTAGTCGTGGCCGCCGCGCTTGAGGTTCCAGATGTCCTCGTCGGTGAGGTCGGCAACCATTTCCTTGGTTTCCGGGGTCTTGCCGAAGAAGTGCTCGCGCACGAAGGCGCCGTTCTCGGCCTTGTAGGTCTGGTAGTCCCCGTCCGGGGTCTGGTTCATGATGTCAACCAGGGCGCTGCCGGCGTCCTTTTCGAGCAGGGCATCCCACTCGCGGCCCCAGACGACCTTGATGACGTTCCAGCCCGCGCCGCGGAAGAACGCCTCGAGCTCCTGCATGATCTTGCCGTTGCCGCGCACCGGGCCGTCCAGGCGCTGCAGGTTGCAGTTGACCACGAAGGTGAGGTTGTCGAGCTTCTCGTTGGCGGCCAGCTGCAACAGGCCGCGGGATTCGGGCTCGTCCATTTCGCCGTCGCCCAGGAAGGCCCAGACGTGCTGGTCGGAGGTGTCCTTGATGCCGCGGTTCTGCAGGTAGCGGTTGGACTGCGCCTGGTAGATCGCGTTCATCGGGCCGATGCCCATGGACACGGTGGGGAACTCCCAGAAGTCCGGCAGCGAGCGCGGGTGCGGGTAGGAGGGCAGGGCGTGGCCGGCGCGGGACTTTTCCTGGCGGAAGCCGTCCATGTCCTCCTCGCTCAGGCGGCCTTCCATGAAGGCGCGGGCGTACATGCCCGGGGAGGCGTGGCCCTGGAAGAAGACCTGGTCGCCGCCGCCGGGGTGGTTCTTGCCGCGGAAGAAGTGGTTGAAGCCCACCTCGTACAGGGTGGCGGCGCCGGCGTAGGTGGAGATGTGCCCGCCGACGCCCACGCCGGGGCGCTGGCCGCGGTGCACCATGACGGCGGCGTTCCAGCGCATGTAGGCGCGGTAGCGGCGTTCGACCTGCTCGTCGCCCGGGAACTCGGGTTCCTGGTCCACGGGAATGGTGTTCACGTAATCCGTGGTGGTGACCATGGGGACGCCCACGGACTTTGCGCCGGCGCGCTGCAGCAGCGAACGGACAATGTACTGGGCACGTTCGGTGCCCTGAGTCTCAACCAGATCGTCGAAGGACTCAAGCCATTCGGCGGTCTCCTCCGGATCTCGATCTGGCAACTGGCTAGTCAAGCCGCTACGGATGTGAGAGATATGTTCCTCTACAGCCACGTCCATCTTCTCCTCGTTATGGGGTACAGCGGGGGCTGTGTGCCGAACGAAAGTTTCGTGTTCAGCACACAGTGGCGTTGCAAACGCCAAAGTTTGTGGCCCGTTCCTCAAGGGTGGTTGGTCGCGGACCTTCGCTTACACTCTAGTGCTCGGCGGTGCTCAACCTGTACCTGAGTTGCTTGCGAGAAAGTCGTTGACGGTGCTCAGATGGGGTCTCGGACGGCAAAAGTGGGTCGAAGTCATCACTATTTCGGCGTGTTGGAGCCTCTGCGCTTGATGGGAGCGCAAAAAGGGTGTTTGGTTGTACCAGACGCTTGAACACCAGCAGGAGGAGTGACGTGAGCGACGCCGCACCGGCAAAGCACGAAGCCGCACAGAAAATGGGCTTCAAAGATGGGGACCTGATTCAGGAACTCGGATACGACGACGATGTGGACTTTGACCTCCGCGATTCCCTAGAGGAAACGGTGGGCTCCGAGCTACTTACTGAAGAAGATCACGAGGTAGTAGACGGCATCGTCTACTGGTGGCGTGCCGACGACGGGGATCTAGTTGATGCCCTGGTCGATTCGCTGGTCAGCCTGGATGAGAAGGGTGTTGTGTGGCTGTTGACCCCAAAGTCGGGGCGCGACGGCTATGTGACACCTGCAACAATCCAAGAGGATGCACCAACCGCGGGACTTCATGTGACAAATACCGAGGGTGTTTCCGAGGACTGGTCGGCAACCCGACTGGTTGCACGCCGCAAGAACTAGGGCGTTGGAAACATCACAATCGGTTTCCGGGAATGAAATCCCGGCGCCGGGGGCCGGTGAAGTGGCCCCGGGCTTTGTCTTGCCCAATCAGCACGGGGAACTCATCGACTCCCGTGCGTTGGGGGAGCAGGCCTACTTTTTAGTCTTTTACCCGTTCGCGTTTTCCGCGGTCTGTGGGTCGGAGCTTGAAGAGCTCGAAAAAGCACGAAATGAATTCACCGCCCGGGGTGTGCGCATCCTGGGGGTATCGGTGGATCACAAGTTCGCATTGCGAACCTACGCCGATCAATCCCGATTCGGGTTTGATTTGTTGGCCGACTTTTGGCCACACGGTGCCGTTGCCTCAGGTTACGGTGCCTTCGATTTTGAGTCAGGCGCGGCAACGCGTCACACGTT
It contains:
- the aceE gene encoding pyruvate dehydrogenase (acetyl-transferring), homodimeric type; this translates as MDVAVEEHISHIRSGLTSQLPDRDPEETAEWLESFDDLVETQGTERAQYIVRSLLQRAGAKSVGVPMVTTTDYVNTIPVDQEPEFPGDEQVERRYRAYMRWNAAVMVHRGQRPGVGVGGHISTYAGAATLYEVGFNHFFRGKNHPGGGDQVFFQGHASPGMYARAFMEGRLSEEDMDGFRQEKSRAGHALPSYPHPRSLPDFWEFPTVSMGIGPMNAIYQAQSNRYLQNRGIKDTSDQHVWAFLGDGEMDEPESRGLLQLAANEKLDNLTFVVNCNLQRLDGPVRGNGKIMQELEAFFRGAGWNVIKVVWGREWDALLEKDAGSALVDIMNQTPDGDYQTYKAENGAFVREHFFGKTPETKEMVADLTDEDIWNLKRGGHDYHKVYAAYKAATEFKGKPTVILTKTVKGYGLGPHFEARNATHQMKKMTLEDLKGFRDHLRIPITDEQLEADPYLPPYYRPADDSAEYKYMMERRAALGGAVPSRRTTSKEIHLPEDKAYDTASRGSGKQQAATTMAFVRLLKDLMRDKDFGKRVVPIVPDESRTFGMDAFFPTAKIYNPAGQNYLSVDRELVLAYKESPAGQLIHPGINEAGAVAAFTAAGTSYSTHDEPLIPIYVFYSMFGFQRTGDAIWAAADQMARGFIMGATAGRTTLTGEGLQHADGHSPILAATNPAVITYDPAYGYEIGHIMRAGLERMYGGAHEDPNVMYYITLYNEPYQQPKEPENLDVEGIVKGIYLASPAKIDGPRAQLLASGVAVPWTIEAQRLLAEEWGVSADVWSVTSWNELRRDGLEAEEEAFLNPGAEPRVPFVAQQLAGATGPVVAVTDYMKAVPDQIRQFVPNEFATLGADGFGFSDTRAAARRFFKIDAHSVVVRTLQMLAKRGEVDASAPAAAFAKYQLNDVNAGTSGSAGGEA
- a CDS encoding DUF3052 domain-containing protein, with the translated sequence MSDAAPAKHEAAQKMGFKDGDLIQELGYDDDVDFDLRDSLEETVGSELLTEEDHEVVDGIVYWWRADDGDLVDALVDSLVSLDEKGVVWLLTPKSGRDGYVTPATIQEDAPTAGLHVTNTEGVSEDWSATRLVARRKN
- a CDS encoding redoxin domain-containing protein codes for the protein METSQSVSGNEIPAPGAGEVAPGFVLPNQHGELIDSRALGEQAYFLVFYPFAFSAVCGSELEELEKARNEFTARGVRILGVSVDHKFALRTYADQSRFGFDLLADFWPHGAVASGYGAFDFESGAATRHTFLIRGTHVVDSFSSPIHQARAIARYREAIDLLT